CCCAATGGCCTTGGTGCCCGGATAGCACGTCCAGTCGCTCGTGCCCTTTCTCAGCACCTTGCCGTCTGCTGTCTTGATGGTGGCGTGCTCGCTGATGACCTCGGGCGCGGCCTTCTCCGCCTCGGCAATCAGCTCCTTGTCGCTCTTCTCGCCGGCTTGCGCGACCGTCGCCCCCAAGAGGCAAACAAACGCGAGTCCAGCGAGAAAGGTGAAGAACTTCATCATTACCTCCTCGTGTGAGTCTTGCTGGAAGTCGACTTGCGTTGATAAGTCGTGCCACTAGAGCACGGTGCAAGCGGTCACGTCAAGCAGCCGCGGTGGGCCTTCCGCTCAGCAAACTCACTTCGCAAATCGCTGACCCCGGTTCGCGGATACAATTGACACTGTCGGGCCCGGCTGTTACAAAACTCTGTTCCTGTCGTTAGCCAGCCGGTTCACCTCTGCCACGAATGGCCGACGAAACCAAGCCCACTCCGCCCTCCCCCGAAGGCGCCGAAAAGCCGGCGGCGCAGCCCACTGCTGCTGCCGGAGAGAAACCGGCCGCACCTGCGGCCCCCGCAGGGGAAAAGCCTGCTGCCCACGCCCCGCCGCCCAAACCCGCCGGGCCCACCGCCGAGCCCTGGGAATCGGAGATGGTGGCGCGCCTGAAGCAGCGTTTCGGCTCCGGCATTTCCGAAGCCGCAGCGTACCTCAAGCAGAACTATCTGGTCGTGGACCGTTCCATCGCTCACGATGTCTTGCGACTCTTGCGGGATGACGAGCAGTTCGACTACTGCGTGGACGTGACCGCCGTCCACTATCCCGAGCGCGACAAGCAGTTCGACGTCGTCTGGATCCTCTATTCCTTCGCGCGCAACGAACGCATGCGGGTGAAGACGCGCATCGCCGACGCCGAGACCGCGCCCTCGGCTACCGCCCTCTGGCCTACCTGCGACTGGCTGGAGCGCGAGTGTTACGACATGTTCGGCATCAAGTTCGAGGGCCACCCGGACATGCGGCGCATCCTGCTGCCGGACGACTGGAAGGGCCACCCGCTGCGCAAGGATTACGGCATCATTCAACAGGATCAGGAGTGGGTGCAGATCAACCTGGGGATCAAGAGCGGACAATGAGCGACGTCACCACCAAGTTCCCCTCCTGGGACCTGCGTGACCCCGACCAGACCCATCTGGACGCCAACGAGATCATCCTCAACATGGGTCCGCAGCACCCTTCGACCCACGGCGTGCTGCGCGTCATCCTGAAGCTCGACGGCGAAAGGGTTCTGGGGACGGAGTGCGTCATCGGCTACCTGCACCGGGGCGTAGAGAAGATCGCCGAGAACCGCACCTACGCCATGTTCAATCCCTACGTGGACCGCATGGACTACGTGGCCGCGGTCTCCAACGGCCTGGGCTACTGTGAAGCGGTCGAGAAGTTGATGAACGTGGAGGCGCCGCCCCGCGCCCGCTACATCCGCACCATCCTCACCGAGCTGAATCGCATGGCCAGCCACATGCTCTGGCTGGGCACCCACGCCCTCGATATCGGAGCCATCACGCCGCTGTTCTACACCTTCCGCGACCGCGAAGAGATCCTGAAGATCTTCGAGAGATATTGCGGGGCGCGCCTCACCACCCACGCCTTCCGCATCGGCGGCTGCCTGTATGAGACCTAC
This Terriglobales bacterium DNA region includes the following protein-coding sequences:
- a CDS encoding NADH-quinone oxidoreductase subunit C, coding for MADETKPTPPSPEGAEKPAAQPTAAAGEKPAAPAAPAGEKPAAHAPPPKPAGPTAEPWESEMVARLKQRFGSGISEAAAYLKQNYLVVDRSIAHDVLRLLRDDEQFDYCVDVTAVHYPERDKQFDVVWILYSFARNERMRVKTRIADAETAPSATALWPTCDWLERECYDMFGIKFEGHPDMRRILLPDDWKGHPLRKDYGIIQQDQEWVQINLGIKSGQ